In the Pseudodesulfovibrio alkaliphilus genome, one interval contains:
- a CDS encoding YkgJ family cysteine cluster protein, with translation MALDFSEYFKRYEAIVAEVETVFDKFETEMGDLVKCGKGCSDCCHALFDITLAEAIYINHKFNELFSGLERSNVLNRADTADRQIHKLKRKVFKASQEGRPASEILLEVSRARVRCPMLSDDNLCVMYEHRPITCRLYGVPTSIAGEAHTCKLSGFKGGEKYPTVNMDIILDRLIGIGRDLQKGIGSRYKELGDMLVPLSMALVTDYDEEYLGVNVPDKVVGSDRQTAASATKAPAPRPITIKAPGGAGDACSSCTESKSACESCTSNTIVLGGGEGQA, from the coding sequence ATGGCGCTGGATTTTTCCGAATATTTCAAGAGGTATGAGGCCATCGTCGCCGAGGTTGAGACGGTCTTTGACAAATTCGAGACCGAGATGGGCGATCTGGTAAAGTGTGGCAAGGGATGCAGCGACTGCTGCCATGCCCTTTTCGACATCACTCTGGCTGAGGCCATCTACATCAACCACAAGTTCAACGAACTTTTCTCGGGGCTTGAGCGCAGCAATGTTCTCAATCGCGCCGACACGGCCGACCGCCAGATACACAAGCTCAAGCGCAAGGTTTTCAAGGCGAGCCAGGAAGGCCGCCCGGCCTCGGAAATCCTCCTGGAAGTCTCGCGGGCCCGGGTGCGCTGCCCCATGCTCTCTGACGACAACCTCTGCGTTATGTATGAGCACCGTCCCATCACCTGCCGTCTTTACGGTGTGCCCACCTCCATCGCGGGCGAAGCCCATACCTGCAAACTCTCGGGCTTCAAGGGCGGCGAAAAATATCCCACGGTCAACATGGATATCATTCTTGACCGGCTCATCGGCATTGGCCGCGACCTGCAAAAGGGCATCGGCAGCCGGTACAAGGAGCTGGGCGACATGCTCGTCCCCCTGTCCATGGCTCTGGTCACGGATTACGACGAGGAATACCTCGGCGTGAATGTCCCGGACAAGGTCGTGGGCAGCGACAGGCAGACGGCCGCGTCTGCGACCAAGGCCCCGGCACCCCGGCCGATCACGATCAAGGCACCGGGCGGAGCGGGGGACGCCTGCTCGTCATGCACTGAAAGCAAATCCGCCTGCGAATCCTGCACCAGCAACACCATTGTTCTCGGCGGGGGCGAGGGGCAGGCATGA
- a CDS encoding ferredoxin, whose protein sequence is MGYTITVDHDKCTGDGECVDVCPVEVYELQDGKAVAVNEEECLGCESCVEVCEADAITIEEN, encoded by the coding sequence ATGGGCTACACTATCACTGTTGATCATGACAAATGTACCGGCGACGGCGAGTGCGTTGATGTCTGTCCCGTCGAGGTCTACGAGCTTCAGGACGGCAAGGCCGTTGCCGTGAACGAGGAAGAGTGCCTCGGTTGCGAGTCCTGCGTTGAGGTCTGCGAGGCCGACGCCATCACCATTGAAGAGAACTAG
- a CDS encoding DsrE family protein, with the protein MQILITLTSTDPEVKWNAVRYGNFLLNAGEDVTLFLNGPAVDLAAGDSNRFPIAEQAKVFSLSEGVLVAUGKCMAIHGVDESDLVRLSNMQFLYDEMRKADRIMNF; encoded by the coding sequence ATGCAAATACTCATTACCCTGACCAGCACGGACCCGGAAGTAAAGTGGAACGCCGTACGGTACGGCAATTTCCTGCTCAACGCAGGGGAGGATGTGACCCTCTTTCTCAACGGCCCGGCCGTGGATCTCGCAGCCGGAGACAGCAACCGTTTTCCCATCGCAGAGCAGGCCAAGGTCTTCAGCTTGAGCGAGGGCGTCCTCGTTGCCTGAGGCAAGTGCATGGCCATCCACGGCGTGGATGAATCAGACCTGGTCAGACTCTCCAACATGCAGTTTCTCTACGACGAAATGCGCAAGGCCGACAGGATCATGAACTTCTAG
- a CDS encoding DVU0298 family protein, giving the protein MSRFRQVKREVRSILALENWQERLEGLEQWPAGILVPPLLSLRLDRDEAVRWHSATAFGLTAARMVEASMEKARVLMRTCMWYMNEESGNLGWGIPHFMGEAMAVSERIASEYHKILVSYIFCDEACDGNYLEHAELRRDVFWGLARLAEVRPGLVVHGERFFTAALNEDDAFSRAHAARTLGLIGADAARGALDGLCADSASVRTYLDRELVDTTVGSMAAEALESLG; this is encoded by the coding sequence ATGTCCAGATTCCGCCAAGTGAAGCGCGAGGTGCGGTCCATTCTGGCCCTTGAGAACTGGCAGGAACGGCTGGAGGGGCTGGAACAATGGCCTGCGGGAATCCTTGTGCCCCCTTTGCTGTCGCTGCGTCTGGATCGCGACGAGGCGGTTCGCTGGCATTCGGCCACGGCCTTCGGGCTGACAGCGGCACGCATGGTCGAGGCTTCCATGGAAAAGGCCAGGGTGTTGATGCGTACCTGCATGTGGTACATGAACGAGGAGTCGGGCAACCTTGGGTGGGGCATTCCTCATTTCATGGGCGAGGCCATGGCTGTGAGCGAGCGTATCGCCAGTGAATACCACAAGATACTCGTCTCTTACATCTTCTGCGACGAGGCGTGCGACGGCAATTACCTTGAGCATGCCGAGCTGCGGCGCGACGTGTTCTGGGGTCTGGCGCGGCTGGCCGAGGTCCGGCCCGGGCTGGTGGTCCACGGGGAGCGTTTTTTCACGGCCGCATTGAACGAGGACGACGCCTTCAGCCGGGCTCACGCGGCCCGCACCCTCGGCCTCATCGGAGCCGACGCGGCCCGCGGAGCGTTGGACGGGTTGTGCGCAGATTCCGCGTCCGTACGCACCTATCTCGATCGGGAACTGGTCGACACCACCGTCGGCAGCATGGCGGCCGAGGCGCTGGAATCCCTGGGTTGA
- the infC gene encoding translation initiation factor IF-3: MAFRGNDRRGQKKQDLVRRNERIRIPKVRVVDEDGEQLGVLDTRDALDRAREKGLDLVEVAPNADPPVCKIMDYGKFKYQQQKKLQEAKKKQTVIKIKEVKFRPKTDEHDYQTKLGKILKFLDDGDRCKVTVFFRGREIVHKDRGLKMLERVVTDTAEIAKVESRPMSEGRTMTMMLAPVKK; the protein is encoded by the coding sequence ATAGCTTTTCGGGGTAACGACCGCCGCGGCCAGAAAAAGCAAGATCTGGTCCGGCGCAATGAGCGGATTCGCATCCCCAAGGTGCGGGTTGTGGATGAAGACGGCGAGCAGCTGGGTGTTCTCGACACCCGTGACGCGCTTGATCGCGCCAGGGAAAAGGGCCTTGACCTGGTCGAGGTCGCGCCCAATGCGGACCCGCCGGTCTGCAAGATCATGGATTACGGCAAATTCAAGTACCAGCAGCAGAAAAAGCTGCAGGAAGCCAAGAAGAAGCAAACCGTAATCAAGATCAAGGAAGTCAAGTTCCGGCCCAAGACCGATGAGCACGACTACCAGACCAAGCTCGGTAAAATTTTGAAATTCCTGGACGACGGCGACCGCTGCAAAGTCACCGTCTTCTTCCGGGGACGCGAGATCGTCCACAAGGACCGCGGGCTCAAGATGCTTGAGCGGGTCGTGACCGATACTGCGGAAATCGCCAAAGTCGAGAGCAGGCCCATGTCAGAGGGACGGACTATGACAATGATGCTTGCTCCTGTGAAAAAATAG
- the rpmI gene encoding 50S ribosomal protein L35, with amino-acid sequence MPKIKTRRAAAKRFSKTATGKFKRRRKNLRHILTKKNAKRKRRLGQSTTVDSTNMKAVRRQLPNG; translated from the coding sequence ATGCCCAAGATCAAGACCAGACGCGCTGCCGCCAAGCGGTTCTCCAAGACCGCGACCGGCAAGTTCAAGCGTCGCAGGAAGAACCTGCGGCACATTCTGACCAAGAAGAACGCCAAGCGGAAGCGTCGCCTGGGCCAGTCCACCACGGTGGACAGCACCAACATGAAGGCGGTTCGCCGCCAGCTGCCCAACGGTTAG
- a CDS encoding tetratricopeptide repeat protein, with protein MEKFDNLDEYIADLKAKLKKNPQCGNSHYNLGVAYLSRRDFMEAEREFLDAVAHSPRLAEGYVQLGGIAMQRGDLQSCLNYNVQATQQRPFFAVPWGNIGFVQLQLGDTDNAHKALKKALKLDPEFVQAQATMSSLFITIGDYEEADKLLKKILEKYPNFGPAWNNKALIHAAKEEWADAATCMVRAEENGFEVPEDFKKEVEANN; from the coding sequence ATGGAAAAATTCGACAATCTCGACGAGTATATCGCCGACCTCAAGGCCAAGCTGAAGAAAAACCCCCAGTGCGGCAACAGCCATTACAACCTCGGCGTTGCCTATCTGTCGCGCCGGGACTTCATGGAGGCCGAGCGCGAATTTCTGGATGCCGTTGCCCATTCGCCGCGTCTGGCCGAAGGATATGTCCAGCTTGGCGGTATCGCCATGCAGCGGGGCGATCTGCAAAGCTGTCTGAATTACAATGTTCAGGCCACCCAGCAGCGTCCCTTCTTTGCCGTGCCCTGGGGCAACATTGGCTTTGTCCAGCTCCAGCTCGGCGATACGGACAACGCCCACAAGGCCCTCAAGAAGGCGCTCAAGCTGGACCCCGAGTTCGTCCAGGCCCAGGCCACCATGTCCAGCCTCTTCATCACCATCGGCGATTACGAGGAAGCGGACAAACTGCTCAAGAAGATCCTGGAAAAGTACCCTAACTTCGGCCCGGCCTGGAACAACAAGGCCCTCATCCACGCGGCCAAGGAGGAATGGGCCGATGCCGCCACGTGCATGGTCCGGGCCGAGGAAAACGGTTTTGAAGTGCCCGAGGATTTCAAGAAGGAAGTCGAGGCCAACAACTGA
- a CDS encoding aminopeptidase codes for MFNRNELERYARTLWWGLTTARTNPYAPGDTILLRFDAPALPLAEAVFDMLMEKGLNPVARQNMTPAMDLSFYGRGTDAQLTAVPAGDRELVESANGLISLIAPASLTHLKDVDPKRIGQAAVARKFMRDIMEQREQSGDFGWTLCLYPTEAMAEAAGLTMAEFKAQVVDACFLDHDDPSAKWAEIFTEAEKVKAWLNGLLIERLRITSENTDLTVTPGQDRRWLGVSGHNIPSFEIFLSPDWRGTEGVYYADQPSYRSGNYVEGVRLTFEKGVAVKTEAKVGGEFVAKQLTLDEGANRLGEFSLTDRRFSRITAFMANTLFDENFGGDQGNCHVAVGASYADTYAGDQSTLDKDRKNHLGFNDSALHWDLVSTERKTVTATLADGSELIIYKDGEFQY; via the coding sequence ATGTTCAACCGAAACGAATTGGAAAGATACGCCCGTACCCTGTGGTGGGGGCTGACCACCGCCCGCACCAATCCCTATGCCCCCGGCGACACCATCCTGCTCCGCTTCGACGCCCCGGCCCTGCCCCTGGCCGAGGCCGTCTTCGACATGCTCATGGAAAAAGGACTCAACCCTGTGGCCCGTCAAAACATGACCCCGGCCATGGACCTTTCCTTCTACGGCAGGGGAACCGATGCCCAACTCACGGCTGTTCCGGCCGGAGACCGGGAACTGGTCGAGAGCGCAAACGGACTCATCTCCCTCATCGCCCCCGCCTCCCTGACCCACCTCAAGGACGTGGACCCCAAGCGGATAGGTCAGGCCGCCGTGGCCCGCAAGTTCATGCGCGACATCATGGAGCAGCGCGAGCAATCCGGCGACTTCGGCTGGACCCTGTGCCTGTATCCCACCGAGGCAATGGCCGAGGCGGCCGGGCTGACCATGGCCGAATTCAAGGCCCAGGTGGTGGACGCCTGCTTCCTGGACCACGACGATCCCTCGGCCAAGTGGGCAGAGATCTTCACCGAGGCCGAAAAGGTCAAGGCCTGGCTCAACGGTTTGCTCATCGAACGGCTGCGCATCACCTCCGAAAACACCGATCTGACCGTGACTCCGGGGCAGGACCGTCGCTGGCTCGGCGTCTCGGGCCACAACATACCGAGCTTCGAGATATTCCTCTCGCCCGACTGGCGCGGCACCGAGGGAGTCTACTACGCGGACCAGCCCTCCTACCGTTCCGGCAACTACGTGGAGGGAGTGCGTCTGACCTTTGAGAAGGGCGTGGCAGTCAAGACCGAGGCCAAGGTGGGCGGCGAGTTCGTGGCCAAGCAGTTGACCCTGGACGAAGGAGCCAACCGGCTGGGCGAGTTCTCCCTGACCGACCGCCGTTTCTCCCGGATCACCGCCTTCATGGCCAACACCCTGTTCGACGAAAACTTCGGCGGCGACCAGGGTAACTGCCATGTGGCCGTTGGCGCCTCTTACGCCGACACCTATGCGGGCGACCAGTCCACCCTGGACAAGGACAGAAAGAACCACCTGGGCTTCAACGACTCGGCCCTGCACTGGGATCTGGTCAGCACCGAACGCAAGACCGTCACCGCCACCCTGGCCGACGGCAGCGAACTGATCATCTACAAGGACGGAGAATTCCAGTATTGA
- the thrS gene encoding threonine--tRNA ligase, which produces MQIEVSGNRIDVADGASCADALQQGVSKKQFKNVVAARCGTTVLDLTAPVPGTCTALEPVFADSGEGLDIIRHSTAHLMAEAVKKLFPTAKVTIGPAIKDGFYYDFDFERPFTPEDLAAIEQEMQRSVGANKDFSCRTMSADEARDFFSAMGETYKGELIDDLGGDTFTVYSHGEFADLCRGPHVPRTGMLKAFKLLSVAGAYWRGSEKNKQLQRIYGTAWSEPKALKKYLDRIEEAKKRDHRKLGAQLDLFSTHEDVGGGMILWHPKGGLIRSILEDFERKEHLKRGYQIVQGPLILKRELWEKSGHYDNYRENMYFTEIDEQGYGIKPMNCLSHMLIFKRKIQSYRDLPQRYFELGVVHRHEKSGVLHGLMRVRSFTQDDAHLICRPDQLQEEIIGVFNFVRDIMDLFGFTFEAEISTRPEKSVGTDADWELATAALKDALDALGKPYAINEGDGAFYGPKIDIILRDSLERRWQCATIQCDFTLPERFDLVYVGEDGERHRPVMLHRVILGSIERFIGVLIEHFAGALPVWLAPVQVRLLNVTDAQAEFTEKARAYLAGRGIRVEADTRNEKLGFKVREAQVEKIPYMLVVGDKEVEAGCVNIRSRDGEDPGLVTLEEAAQLILDAAQAPFKRGGMRYSFSG; this is translated from the coding sequence GTGCAGATCGAAGTCTCCGGGAACCGGATCGACGTGGCCGACGGCGCGTCGTGCGCCGATGCCCTGCAACAGGGCGTCTCCAAGAAGCAGTTCAAGAACGTGGTGGCCGCCCGGTGCGGTACGACCGTCCTTGACCTGACCGCGCCCGTTCCCGGCACCTGCACTGCCCTGGAGCCCGTCTTCGCCGACAGCGGGGAAGGGCTCGACATCATCCGCCACTCCACCGCCCACCTCATGGCCGAGGCGGTCAAGAAGCTCTTTCCCACGGCCAAAGTGACCATTGGCCCGGCCATCAAGGACGGCTTTTATTACGATTTCGATTTCGAACGCCCCTTCACTCCCGAGGACCTTGCGGCCATTGAGCAGGAGATGCAGCGTTCGGTGGGTGCCAACAAGGATTTTTCCTGCCGGACCATGAGCGCCGATGAGGCGCGGGATTTCTTTTCGGCCATGGGGGAGACCTACAAGGGCGAACTCATCGACGATCTGGGCGGCGACACCTTCACCGTCTATTCCCATGGCGAGTTTGCGGATTTGTGCCGGGGGCCCCATGTGCCGCGCACTGGTATGCTCAAGGCTTTCAAGCTGCTCTCGGTGGCCGGAGCCTACTGGCGCGGCAGCGAAAAGAACAAGCAGCTCCAGCGTATCTACGGCACGGCCTGGTCCGAGCCCAAGGCCCTCAAGAAATACCTCGACAGGATCGAGGAGGCCAAAAAGCGCGATCACCGCAAGCTGGGCGCCCAGCTCGACCTCTTCTCCACCCACGAGGACGTGGGCGGCGGCATGATCCTGTGGCACCCCAAGGGCGGGCTGATCCGGTCCATTCTTGAGGACTTCGAGCGCAAGGAGCACCTCAAGCGCGGCTACCAGATCGTCCAGGGGCCGCTCATCCTCAAGCGCGAGTTGTGGGAGAAGTCCGGCCACTACGACAACTACCGCGAAAACATGTATTTCACCGAGATCGACGAGCAGGGCTACGGCATCAAGCCTATGAACTGTCTCTCGCACATGCTCATCTTCAAGCGCAAGATACAAAGCTACCGCGACCTGCCCCAGCGCTATTTCGAGCTTGGCGTGGTGCATCGGCACGAGAAGTCAGGCGTGCTCCACGGCCTGATGCGCGTGCGCTCCTTCACCCAGGACGATGCCCATCTCATCTGCCGCCCGGACCAGCTCCAGGAAGAGATCATCGGCGTCTTCAACTTCGTGCGCGACATCATGGACCTCTTCGGCTTCACCTTTGAGGCCGAGATTTCCACCCGGCCGGAAAAGTCCGTGGGTACCGATGCCGACTGGGAGCTGGCCACCGCCGCACTGAAGGACGCCCTCGACGCGCTGGGCAAGCCCTATGCCATCAACGAGGGCGACGGCGCCTTCTATGGACCCAAGATCGACATCATCCTGCGCGATTCGTTGGAACGGCGCTGGCAATGCGCTACAATCCAATGCGATTTTACCTTGCCAGAGCGGTTTGACTTGGTATATGTCGGCGAGGACGGTGAGCGCCACCGGCCGGTCATGCTGCATCGGGTCATTCTCGGCTCCATCGAACGGTTCATAGGTGTGCTCATTGAGCATTTCGCCGGGGCGCTGCCTGTGTGGCTTGCTCCGGTACAGGTGCGTCTGTTGAACGTGACAGACGCCCAGGCCGAATTTACGGAGAAAGCACGGGCCTATCTGGCGGGCAGGGGGATTCGCGTCGAGGCGGACACCCGCAACGAGAAGCTCGGATTCAAGGTGCGGGAGGCACAGGTCGAAAAGATCCCGTACATGTTGGTGGTCGGCGACAAAGAGGTGGAGGCCGGGTGCGTCAATATTCGCTCTCGCGATGGCGAGGACCCCGGTTTGGTGACACTGGAAGAGGCCGCGCAGCTCATTCTCGACGCTGCCCAGGCCCCTTTCAAACGAGGAGGCATGCGCTATAGCTTTTCGGGGTAA